In Eublepharis macularius isolate TG4126 chromosome 4, MPM_Emac_v1.0, whole genome shotgun sequence, the following are encoded in one genomic region:
- the LOC129327672 gene encoding zinc finger protein 34-like, which translates to MATEERVQEPATFEEVSVNVIEEKEFPLDPYLLALSGNNIQQYCTMLSLLEFQNFKPEMCLQTEQGDIPLSLVTVVEEFEVASWLYEGNESVPFEPLPQGSSGPQVRIHYDFVLNSEGDILQGSPSSCLTVSKPEQGTDLQTSENEPVASGEHLSMSSRIQNVHPVEQGLMGYSNAAFLQKEGFGLPNEVDCTAGQENIGRASEQNNAQKTSGLDLLLENGLRTTGCCRDSSAGEVSISCITHQGERNHSCNSSGECLNERLSSVVHERSCVGEALCSCPSCGSPVTHQPSHTREKLSKCPSCGHLFSCNTMSTAEHHQETPTDDWERLFHQLDLNCHPSNKEKRFHCPDCGRGFVHKSSIPRHQKIHRKENLSQNTEQDKRCSPEAQSGKKPLSCPKDGSSSTARNQEKHAALCDVCGQSFSVAWKLDKHLATHSRERPFCCSHCGKGFVGKSVLIRHLLLHQPQKPFQCLYCDKGYIQKSHLNRHHQIHHRMYGQSNERCVVSVSLPQADVVSTV; encoded by the exons ATGGCTACCGAAGAGCGAGTTCAG GAACCTGCCACCTTTGAAGAGGTATCAGTGAATGTCATTGAAGAAAAGGAGTTCCCTCTGGATCCTTATCTGCTTGCTCTCTCTGGAAACAATATACAGCAGTATTGCACCATGCTGTCCTTGTTGG aatttcagaatttcaagccTGAAATGTGTTTGCAAACAGAGCAAGGTGACATACCGCTCTCACTGGTCACGGTTGTAGAAGAATTTGAGGTTGCATCATGGTTGTATGAAG GCAATGAGTCAGTGCCATTTGAGCCTCTGCCGCAAGGAAGCTCTGGGCCACAGGTGCGAATCCATTATGATTTTGTGCTCAACTCGGAAGGAGACATTCTCCAGGGAAGCCCCTCCAGCTGTTTGACCGTTTCCAAGCCTGAACAGGGAACTGATTTGCAGACAAGTGAGAATGAGCCTGTTGCCTCTGGGGAGCATCTCAGTATGTCCTCTAGGATACAGAATGTTCATCCTGTGGAGCAAGGGCTGATGGGATATTCAAATGCAGCTTTCCTGCAGAAGGAAGGCTTTGGGCTGCCAAATGAGGTGGATTGTACTGCAGGACAAGAAAACATAGGGAGAGCTTCTGAGCAGAATAATGCTCAGAAGACGAGTGGATTAGATCTGCTTCTAGAAAATGGTTTGAGAACTACAGGATGTTGCCGTGATTCTAGTGCTGGGGAAGTCTCCATCAGCTGCATAACCCACCAAGGGGAGAGAAATCATTCCTGCAACAGCAGTGGGGAATGTTTAAATGAGCGACTGTCTTCTGTGGTCCATGAGAGATCTTGCGTTGGAGAGGCACTATGTTCATGCCCCAGCTGTGGAAGCCCCGTTACCCACCAGCCATCCCATACTAGAGAGAAGTTGTCCAAATGCCCCAGCTGTGGACACCTGTTTAGCTGCAACACAATGAGCACTGCTGAACACCACCAGGAGACTCCTACTGATGACTGGGAGAGACTCTTCCACCAGCTGGACCTGAACTGCCATCCCAGTAACAAGGAGAAACGCTTTCACTGCCCCGATTGTGGGAGAGGCTTTGTTCACAAATCAAGTATCCCCAGGCACCAGAAGATTCACCGGAAAGAAAACCTGTCCCAAAACACAGAGCAAGACAAACGCTGCAGTCCAGAGGCGCAGTCTGGGAAGAAACCCCTTTCCTGTCCCAAGGATGGGTCGAGCTCGACTGCCAGAAACCAGGAGAAGCATGCCGCCCTGTGCGACGTGTGCGGGCAAAgcttctctgtggcctggaagcTGGACAAGCATCTGGCCACTCACTCTAGAGAGAGGCCCTTCTGCTGCTCCCATTGTGGGAAAGGGTTTGTAGGCAAGTCAGTGTTGATTAGGCACCTGCTGCTGCACCAGCCACAGAAGCCCTTCCAATGCCTTTACTGTGACAAGGGCTATATTCAGAAGAGCCACCTGAACAGACATCACCAGATTCATCACAGAATGTATGGACAAAGCAACGAAAGATGTGTTGTTAGCGTCAGCCTACCTCAGGCAGATGTTGTCTCCACTGTTTAA